A window of the Eleutherodactylus coqui strain aEleCoq1 chromosome 8, aEleCoq1.hap1, whole genome shotgun sequence genome harbors these coding sequences:
- the LOC136576182 gene encoding acyl-CoA-binding protein-like codes for MAEAAFQRAKELVRQLRCKPSDVVEVELYALVKQAHLGNVNTKRPPLRELLARLEWDAWKRLEGTSQSDAMIRCINMAEELRLKDCKP; via the exons ATGGCAGAG GCTGCTTTTCAAAGGGCGAAAGAGTTGGTGAGGCAACTGAGATGCAAGCCGAGCGACGTGGTGGAGGTGGAGCTCTACGCCTTGGTCAAGCAGGCGCACCTGGGGAATGTGAACACAA AGCGGCCACCACTCAGAGAATTACTGGCTAGACTGGAATGGGACGCCTGGAAGAGGCTGGAGG GCACCTCCCAGAGCGACGCTATGATACGGTGCATCAATATGGCGGAGGAGCTAAGGTTAAAAGACTGCAAACCATGA